A window of Fictibacillus halophilus contains these coding sequences:
- a CDS encoding ComE operon protein 2, producing the protein MQRISWNEYYMAQSQLLALRSTCTRLAVGATIVRDKRIIAGGYNGSISGGVHCIDEGCYVIDGHCVRTIHAEMNALLQCAKFGVPTEGAEMYVTHFPCLHCCRSIIQSGIKKIYYGQDYKNHPYSIEQFKEAGVIVEKVEMNFLPSTFLTHKA; encoded by the coding sequence TTGCAGCGAATATCGTGGAACGAATATTATATGGCACAAAGCCAATTGCTTGCACTAAGAAGTACATGCACCAGATTAGCTGTTGGGGCAACGATAGTAAGAGATAAACGGATTATCGCTGGAGGTTATAATGGCTCGATCTCAGGTGGTGTTCATTGTATTGATGAAGGCTGCTATGTGATTGATGGTCATTGTGTAAGGACCATCCATGCAGAGATGAACGCACTATTGCAATGCGCGAAGTTCGGTGTACCGACAGAAGGTGCTGAAATGTACGTAACCCACTTCCCTTGCTTGCATTGTTGTCGATCAATCATACAAAGTGGTATTAAAAAAATCTATTATGGTCAGGACTATAAAAATCATCCGTATAGCATTGAACAGTTTAAAGAAGCAGGAGTAATCGTTGAAAAAGTTGAAATGAACTTCTTGCCTTCAACATTTCTTACTCATAAAGCATGA
- a CDS encoding ribonucleoside-diphosphate reductase subunit alpha, which produces MKMTTENSLLGEWLKSCVENFPNIQAESFLKNAKKLESRSQESSSLYRQLIMEALNGLSAENPQWTFVASQIYLRQLYEEVMRNREETEKQPYTNLYGLITKLVSLNIYDDTILSAYSKEDLEKAENMMDSSRDKLFTYIGLKTLADRYLAKGFNHEIYELPQERWMLIALFLMRDEHPTHRLQFVEEAYWALSNLYMTVATPTLANAGKSYGQLSSCFIDTIDDSLRGIFDSNTDAATVSKGGGGLGIYLGKIRARGSDIKGFKGNSSGVIPWMKQLNNTAVSVDQLGQRQGAIAVYLDIWHSDILEFLDAKLNNGDERMRTHDLFTGVCLPDLFMERVEKREDWYLFDPHEVRKIKGYSLEDFYDETIGSGSFREKYADCVNDERLSKKSIPAIEIMKRIMKSQLETGTPFMFYRDTVNRLNPNPHKGMVYASNLCTEIMQNMSATVVTSEEAENGEIVIRKTPGDFVVCNLSSLSLAKVINDDVLKRVIDIQIRMLDNVIDLNRIDVPQAELTNKKYRAVGVGTFGWHHLLAKEGIKWESEEAVSYADTLYETINYHVINASCELAKEKGRYPAFSGSDWETGAYFSKRNYSSEEWESLIERVNMHGLRNGYLIAVAPNSSTSIIANSTPSVDPIFKRFYSEEKKNYKIPVTAPDLSAETTWFYKSAFLIDQTWSIEQNAARQRHVDQSISFNLYVNHNIKAKELLHLHMLSFKKGLKTTYYTRSTSIELEGCESCES; this is translated from the coding sequence ATGAAAATGACAACTGAAAACTCTTTGCTCGGGGAGTGGTTAAAGAGTTGTGTCGAAAATTTTCCGAACATACAAGCTGAATCTTTTTTAAAAAATGCGAAGAAATTGGAAAGTCGTTCACAAGAATCTAGCTCACTTTATAGACAGTTGATCATGGAAGCATTGAATGGTTTGAGTGCAGAGAACCCACAGTGGACGTTTGTGGCATCACAAATCTATTTAAGGCAGCTATATGAAGAAGTGATGCGTAATCGGGAAGAAACAGAAAAGCAACCATATACAAACCTCTATGGGCTGATTACGAAATTAGTAAGTTTGAATATCTATGATGATACTATTCTATCGGCGTACTCAAAGGAAGACTTGGAGAAAGCTGAAAACATGATGGATTCATCTAGAGATAAACTTTTTACATACATTGGACTTAAAACACTTGCGGATCGATACTTGGCAAAAGGGTTCAACCACGAAATTTACGAATTGCCACAAGAACGCTGGATGCTGATCGCCTTATTTTTAATGAGAGACGAGCATCCTACACATAGACTTCAATTCGTCGAAGAAGCATACTGGGCGCTCTCGAATCTCTATATGACGGTTGCAACCCCGACTTTAGCAAATGCAGGGAAGAGCTACGGGCAGCTTAGCTCTTGTTTCATTGATACGATCGACGATAGTTTAAGGGGAATCTTTGATTCTAATACAGATGCAGCAACCGTTTCAAAAGGTGGTGGCGGGCTTGGCATCTATCTCGGAAAAATTAGGGCTAGAGGTTCAGACATTAAAGGATTTAAGGGGAACTCATCAGGTGTAATACCGTGGATGAAGCAGTTAAATAACACGGCCGTGTCTGTAGATCAGCTTGGACAGAGGCAAGGCGCTATCGCCGTCTACCTGGATATTTGGCATAGTGACATCTTGGAGTTTTTAGATGCAAAGTTAAACAATGGTGATGAACGAATGAGAACACATGATCTTTTTACAGGTGTGTGTCTGCCAGACCTTTTCATGGAACGCGTAGAAAAACGTGAGGACTGGTATCTGTTCGATCCTCACGAGGTAAGAAAGATCAAAGGTTATTCTTTAGAAGATTTCTATGATGAAACGATTGGATCAGGAAGCTTTAGAGAAAAATATGCTGATTGTGTCAATGATGAGAGACTTTCAAAAAAATCTATTCCTGCTATTGAGATCATGAAACGAATCATGAAGTCGCAACTTGAAACCGGAACACCGTTCATGTTTTATCGTGATACTGTAAACCGGTTAAATCCAAATCCTCATAAAGGGATGGTCTATGCATCTAACCTGTGCACAGAGATTATGCAAAACATGTCTGCGACTGTTGTCACGTCAGAGGAAGCGGAGAATGGAGAAATCGTCATCAGAAAAACGCCAGGAGACTTTGTCGTTTGTAATCTATCTTCTCTTTCACTTGCTAAAGTGATCAATGACGACGTGTTAAAAAGAGTGATTGATATTCAAATCCGTATGCTTGATAACGTTATTGATCTTAATCGTATCGATGTGCCTCAAGCAGAACTTACAAATAAGAAGTACCGTGCAGTCGGTGTAGGAACATTTGGATGGCACCACCTTTTAGCGAAAGAGGGGATCAAGTGGGAAAGTGAAGAAGCTGTTTCGTATGCTGATACCCTTTATGAGACGATTAATTATCATGTAATCAATGCTAGTTGTGAGCTTGCGAAAGAAAAGGGAAGATATCCGGCGTTTTCAGGATCAGATTGGGAGACGGGGGCCTACTTTTCTAAGCGTAACTATTCCTCTGAAGAGTGGGAGAGTCTAATAGAAAGAGTCAATATGCATGGACTAAGGAATGGTTACCTCATTGCGGTTGCACCGAATTCATCAACGTCGATTATCGCAAATTCGACGCCGAGTGTGGATCCTATATTTAAAAGATTCTATTCAGAAGAAAAGAAGAACTATAAAATTCCTGTAACAGCACCTGATTTGAGTGCAGAAACAACATGGTTTTATAAATCTGCGTTTTTAATCGATCAAACATGGAGTATTGAACAGAACGCAGCTAGACAGAGGCACGTGGATCAGTCCATTTCGTTTAATCTCTATGTTAATCACAACATAAAGGCCAAAGAGTTGTTACACCTTCATATGTTGAGCTTTAAAAAAGGATTGAAGACAACCTATTACACTCGGTCTACGTCGATCGAGTTAGAAGGATGTGAAAGCTGTGAAAGTTAA
- a CDS encoding helix-hairpin-helix domain-containing protein yields the protein MGKLKQHMNWFIGGGIMLILAIIVSLFNYFQSEPNMPNPSQVPKEIQPELQISADQPARKMGEENDGKKTEIMVDVQGSVKRPGVYELKEGDRVLHAIQMAGGFKEEAEVRSVNQALKISDEMIVYVAEKGEKFESQPVSTKPVEDDHTLVNINSADETELQTLNGVGPAKAQSIISYREENGPFTSLEQLLEVRGIGEKTIEQWKDQISFE from the coding sequence ATGGGAAAGTTAAAGCAACATATGAACTGGTTCATTGGAGGTGGCATTATGCTGATCCTTGCAATAATTGTATCTCTATTCAATTATTTTCAAAGTGAGCCAAATATGCCTAATCCCTCACAAGTTCCTAAAGAAATACAACCGGAATTGCAAATCTCCGCTGATCAGCCAGCGCGAAAGATGGGTGAAGAGAACGACGGAAAAAAGACAGAAATTATGGTCGATGTGCAAGGAAGTGTTAAGCGTCCAGGAGTCTACGAGTTGAAAGAAGGAGACCGTGTGTTACATGCCATACAGATGGCTGGTGGCTTTAAAGAGGAAGCGGAAGTTCGTTCGGTTAATCAAGCTTTGAAAATATCAGATGAAATGATCGTGTATGTAGCCGAGAAGGGTGAAAAGTTTGAGTCGCAACCAGTATCAACTAAGCCGGTTGAAGATGACCACACGTTAGTTAATATTAATTCTGCGGATGAAACAGAGCTCCAAACACTAAACGGTGTGGGGCCAGCAAAAGCACAAAGTATCATTTCCTATCGCGAAGAGAATGGTCCCTTTACTTCTTTAGAACAGTTATTAGAAGTAAGAGGAATTGGTGAAAAGACGATTGAACAATGGAAAGATCAAATTAGCTTTGAGTAA
- a CDS encoding DNA internalization-related competence protein ComEC/Rec2 gives MNPRHAVLSACSAFYGIWISQNSSITGLVFMAFLVIVIVIQIRKKSIYILVFLPIFFIYSHYDNNKSFSKFSEEQMIFSGKIISIPKIDGNLLSFELETYDETVVVYHKIKSAVEKEQLNNLSIHLSCVLKGKLEEPQTKTHFYGMDYREYLRNNNIYWILKTVEFGVDHCEKTKNPSVHEQIDTWRSKKIKALENHFSANTAGLMNALLFGYRDGIEAETLQYYQGLGLTHLLAVSGFNVGIVTYILYLILVRLGVIKEIAYILIILFLPIYIVLTGAESSIIRAGMMGMIVLLIMMFKGKLHPVTLLSFVCIGMLSYDPSFAFDLGFQLSFLMTFVLITSIYVLENASSIGLLIMTSSICSLFSFPIILYHFFEFSLLSIPFNVLYIPFVSLVLFPISFVILLLSLFVPEAILTVKELIESLFNFSVLFMEKAQFLKMTVVLGRPTDWIYALYFCAIFYFMYRWEVTKQIHILIVMPFLLVCFIHWGLPYVNPKATVSFINVGQGDSILVELPYRKAVYLIDTGGSFSFGQEDWEKREEEYDVTKEVVYPFLKAKGIRRLDGLIITHGDLDHAGGGEFLLDHIKVENVSLPHKRKGNDLETFIETAAAKNNIDVVKLAKGMQWESAHSLFLVLHPGSKESTSNNNSIVLWLKVYDQTFLLTGDIEAEAETAIINSFPKIKSDVLKVGHHGSVTSSTPSFLNSVSPRYGIISAGENNMYGHPAPEVLKRLRGRGIIIYRTDEHGDISFVVDKKGLKVKTAQ, from the coding sequence ATGAATCCTAGACATGCCGTCTTGAGTGCATGCTCTGCATTCTATGGAATCTGGATTTCTCAAAATTCTTCGATAACCGGGTTAGTTTTTATGGCTTTCCTGGTTATCGTTATTGTTATACAGATCAGAAAAAAGTCAATATACATCCTCGTTTTTCTCCCAATCTTCTTTATCTATTCCCATTACGATAACAATAAAAGTTTCTCCAAGTTTTCAGAAGAACAAATGATATTTTCAGGTAAAATAATATCAATTCCCAAAATAGACGGAAACTTATTAAGCTTCGAACTTGAAACGTATGATGAAACGGTCGTTGTTTATCATAAAATAAAATCAGCAGTTGAAAAGGAACAGCTTAACAATCTAAGTATTCATTTATCATGCGTTTTAAAAGGAAAACTTGAGGAACCTCAGACAAAAACCCATTTTTATGGAATGGATTATCGTGAATATTTAAGGAACAACAATATCTACTGGATCTTAAAAACAGTTGAGTTCGGTGTCGATCACTGTGAAAAGACTAAGAATCCGAGTGTCCATGAACAAATAGATACTTGGCGAAGCAAGAAGATTAAAGCATTAGAAAATCATTTTTCTGCTAACACAGCTGGTTTGATGAATGCTCTTCTTTTTGGTTATAGAGACGGAATAGAAGCAGAAACACTTCAATATTACCAAGGTTTGGGGTTGACACATCTATTAGCAGTCTCTGGATTTAATGTTGGAATTGTTACTTATATCTTATATTTAATTCTTGTAAGGTTGGGTGTGATAAAAGAAATAGCCTACATACTAATCATTCTTTTCCTGCCGATCTACATTGTACTAACGGGAGCTGAAAGTTCGATCATACGAGCAGGTATGATGGGCATGATCGTGTTACTAATCATGATGTTTAAAGGGAAGCTGCATCCTGTGACACTGCTCTCGTTTGTATGTATAGGAATGCTGAGCTATGATCCTTCGTTCGCATTTGACCTTGGATTTCAACTCTCTTTTCTAATGACCTTCGTTTTGATTACTTCTATTTACGTTCTCGAAAACGCTTCTTCTATTGGATTACTGATTATGACTTCTTCAATCTGTTCTTTGTTTTCCTTTCCGATCATTCTTTATCACTTTTTTGAATTCTCCCTATTGTCGATTCCCTTTAATGTCCTATATATCCCTTTCGTATCATTGGTTTTGTTTCCCATTTCTTTTGTTATTCTGCTCCTTTCTTTATTTGTACCAGAAGCGATTCTAACGGTTAAAGAGCTTATCGAATCCTTGTTTAATTTCTCAGTCCTGTTCATGGAAAAGGCGCAGTTTCTCAAGATGACTGTTGTTTTAGGAAGACCAACTGATTGGATATATGCACTGTATTTTTGTGCGATCTTCTATTTTATGTACAGATGGGAAGTTACTAAACAAATTCACATCTTGATTGTTATGCCATTTCTATTAGTCTGTTTCATTCATTGGGGACTTCCTTATGTAAACCCAAAAGCAACGGTATCTTTTATAAATGTAGGACAAGGTGATAGTATTCTCGTCGAGTTGCCCTACAGAAAAGCAGTCTATTTGATTGATACTGGTGGTTCATTCTCTTTTGGTCAAGAGGATTGGGAAAAAAGAGAGGAAGAATATGACGTTACAAAAGAAGTAGTATATCCCTTCTTGAAAGCGAAAGGAATCCGACGTTTAGATGGGCTAATCATTACTCATGGAGATTTAGATCATGCTGGGGGAGGAGAGTTTTTACTCGATCATATCAAGGTGGAAAATGTTTCTTTGCCCCATAAACGAAAAGGTAATGATCTTGAGACATTCATCGAAACCGCAGCAGCAAAGAATAATATTGATGTGGTGAAGCTAGCTAAAGGTATGCAATGGGAATCAGCTCACTCTCTATTTTTAGTTTTGCATCCAGGATCTAAAGAAAGCACCTCAAATAATAACTCCATCGTTCTCTGGCTTAAGGTTTACGATCAAACATTTTTATTAACAGGTGACATTGAAGCGGAAGCTGAGACTGCGATCATAAACAGTTTTCCAAAAATAAAGTCTGACGTACTTAAAGTTGGTCACCATGGAAGTGTAACATCTTCAACTCCATCTTTTTTAAACAGCGTCTCTCCTCGATATGGAATTATTTCAGCGGGCGAAAACAACATGTATGGCCATCCGGCACCAGAAGTTTTGAAGAGATTAAGGGGAAGAGGGATTATTATTTATCGGACAGACGAGCATGGGGATATCTCATTTGTAGTAGACAAAAAGGGCTTAAAGGTTAAAACTGCACAATAA
- a CDS encoding ribonucleotide-diphosphate reductase subunit beta: protein MQPLKERKIYDVEAPNRSTGIINGKSSNILNWDDVRYKWAYPLYKNMLANFWTPFEINMSSDSKQYVSLSEKEQDTFNKIIGLLAFLDSVQTDYSSKVAAYLTDSSLAALMATLSFQEVVHNQSYSYVLSSLVPKSKQDEIFEYWKTDAVLRERNDFIVEGYEEFIHNPTPQTFLKSIVYDVILEGLNFYSGFSFFYNLARNQKMVSTSTMINYINRDEQLHVYLFTQIFKAVIEEDPQLRDEELEMFARNTFHRAAELEIKWSKYIIGNSFEGIHESDLEAYIKFMANKRLNELGYNKLYPEYNKNPLPWIKAYSDVNSGKSDFFEQKSRQYTKVSDENGFDEL, encoded by the coding sequence ATTCAACCACTCAAAGAGAGAAAAATCTATGATGTAGAAGCTCCTAATCGATCCACAGGTATCATCAATGGTAAGAGTTCCAACATTCTAAACTGGGACGATGTGAGATATAAATGGGCTTATCCACTATACAAAAACATGTTGGCTAATTTTTGGACACCGTTTGAGATCAACATGTCGAGTGACAGCAAACAATATGTTAGCTTGAGTGAAAAAGAACAAGATACGTTTAATAAGATTATAGGTTTATTGGCATTCTTAGATAGTGTTCAAACGGATTATTCGAGCAAAGTAGCAGCATATTTAACAGATTCAAGCCTTGCTGCACTAATGGCCACTCTATCGTTCCAAGAAGTGGTTCATAATCAGTCATATTCGTACGTTTTGTCCTCTCTAGTACCGAAGTCTAAGCAGGATGAAATATTTGAATACTGGAAAACAGATGCCGTGCTAAGAGAGAGAAATGATTTCATTGTAGAAGGCTATGAGGAATTTATTCATAACCCTACGCCTCAAACATTTTTGAAATCTATTGTTTATGACGTAATCCTAGAAGGGTTAAATTTTTATTCTGGATTCAGCTTCTTCTATAATTTAGCCAGAAATCAAAAGATGGTCTCGACTTCAACGATGATCAACTATATTAATAGAGATGAGCAGCTACATGTTTATCTTTTTACTCAAATTTTTAAAGCTGTAATAGAAGAAGACCCGCAATTAAGAGATGAAGAGTTGGAGATGTTTGCGAGAAACACGTTTCATCGGGCCGCTGAGCTTGAGATTAAATGGAGTAAGTATATAATAGGAAATTCATTTGAGGGCATTCATGAATCCGATCTAGAAGCATATATTAAGTTCATGGCGAATAAACGATTGAACGAATTAGGCTATAACAAGCTATACCCAGAATACAATAAAAATCCTCTTCCTTGGATAAAGGCATATTCTGATGTGAATTCGGGAAAAAGTGATTTTTTTGAGCAGAAATCGAGACAATACACTAAAGTTTCTGATGAAAATGGGTTCGATGAATTATAG
- a CDS encoding GntP family permease: protein MDIIIILLSLFFLMFVAYRGFSVILFAPIAALFAVLLTEPGHVLPFFSGVFMEKMVGFIKLYFPVFLLGAIFGKVIEMSGFAKSITQFVIKLIGPARAMLAIVLVGAILTYGGVSLFVVAFALYPFASELFKLADIPKRLIPGTIALGAFTFTMDAFPGSPQIQNIIPTSFFGTTTWAAPWLGFIGGMFVFILGMIYLEWRRRQAAAKGEGYGTGHTNEPEKLDSENLPNAFIAILPLILVGVFNKWFTVLIPQYYGKTFDFSAIGMKNVPEIQIPSLAAVWAVEGALIIGIITVLLFSFKRIKNNFNKGINLSIGGALLATLNTASEYGFGGVIAALPGFTAVNSAMSNTIKDPLINEAVTTTTLAGITGSASGGMSIALATMSETYIAQADKLGIDTEVLHRVASMASGGMDTLPHNGAVITLLAVTGLTHKQAYIDIFAMTIIKTIAVFVIIGLYYGFGIV, encoded by the coding sequence ATGGACATTATTATTATTTTATTATCATTATTCTTTTTAATGTTCGTAGCTTACAGAGGGTTCAGCGTTATTCTATTTGCACCGATCGCTGCATTGTTTGCTGTATTGCTTACTGAACCTGGTCACGTATTGCCTTTCTTTTCAGGCGTATTTATGGAGAAGATGGTTGGCTTCATTAAACTTTATTTCCCGGTTTTCTTACTAGGAGCTATTTTTGGAAAAGTTATCGAAATGTCAGGCTTTGCAAAATCGATCACTCAGTTTGTTATCAAACTGATCGGACCTGCAAGAGCGATGCTTGCCATCGTACTCGTTGGAGCGATTTTAACTTATGGTGGAGTATCTTTGTTTGTTGTTGCTTTTGCGCTCTACCCGTTTGCATCTGAACTTTTTAAACTTGCGGATATTCCTAAACGACTTATTCCCGGTACGATCGCACTAGGAGCTTTTACATTTACGATGGATGCTTTTCCTGGGAGTCCACAGATTCAAAATATTATTCCAACGTCTTTCTTTGGTACAACTACTTGGGCTGCACCGTGGCTCGGGTTTATCGGAGGAATGTTTGTTTTCATATTGGGTATGATCTACCTTGAGTGGAGACGTAGACAAGCGGCGGCAAAAGGTGAAGGATACGGAACAGGTCATACCAACGAGCCTGAAAAGCTGGATTCTGAAAATCTACCAAATGCTTTTATAGCGATTCTTCCACTTATTTTAGTAGGAGTGTTCAATAAATGGTTCACCGTCCTAATTCCTCAGTATTACGGAAAGACGTTTGATTTTTCTGCGATTGGTATGAAGAACGTGCCTGAGATTCAAATACCATCGCTTGCTGCTGTATGGGCAGTTGAAGGAGCTTTGATCATTGGTATCATTACAGTTCTCTTGTTCTCTTTCAAAAGAATTAAAAACAACTTTAATAAAGGGATCAATCTATCCATAGGCGGAGCGTTACTTGCTACATTAAATACAGCATCAGAGTATGGATTTGGTGGTGTAATCGCAGCACTGCCTGGCTTTACTGCAGTAAACTCGGCAATGTCGAATACAATCAAAGACCCGTTGATCAATGAAGCAGTTACGACTACGACGTTAGCTGGTATTACAGGATCTGCGTCTGGCGGAATGAGTATCGCACTCGCAACGATGAGTGAAACGTATATTGCACAAGCAGACAAACTTGGTATTGATACAGAAGTACTTCACCGTGTTGCTTCAATGGCGAGTGGTGGAATGGATACACTTCCGCACAACGGTGCTGTTATTACTTTGTTAGCCGTTACTGGTTTAACTCATAAACAAGCGTATATCGATATTTTTGCGATGACGATCATTAAAACGATCGCTGTGTTTGTAATCATAGGTTTGTATTATGGATTCGGTATCGTTTAA
- the comER gene encoding late competence protein ComER yields MKVGIIGTGNMGSVLASSFIESSAISPSRLMVTNRTLSKAERLQNAYPKMKVGNNPEEVFRFAEIVFICVKPHEFYSLLSSNKNSISKHQLLVSITSPISCEQLEDLLDCNIARAIPSINNRALAGSSLVTFGKRCHPDYKEKLLTLMSYISTPLEIDENITRVSSDIASCGPAFIGYVLQCFINSAVDQTDITKAQATQLASDMIIGMGKLLEKDIYTLPTLIQKVCVKGGITGEGIKILSNEVDEVFDHVIKRTHEKYHEECEKVSQQFEVKEELK; encoded by the coding sequence ATGAAGGTTGGAATTATCGGAACCGGAAATATGGGAAGCGTTCTTGCTTCTTCTTTTATCGAATCTTCAGCCATTTCGCCATCAAGGCTCATGGTCACTAACCGTACTCTGTCTAAAGCGGAGAGGCTGCAGAATGCCTATCCAAAAATGAAGGTTGGTAATAATCCTGAAGAAGTTTTCCGATTTGCTGAGATTGTGTTCATATGTGTGAAACCACACGAGTTTTATTCGTTGCTTTCTAGCAATAAAAATTCTATCTCTAAACATCAACTGCTCGTTTCTATTACAAGTCCTATTTCCTGTGAACAGTTGGAAGATCTGCTAGATTGCAATATTGCAAGAGCTATTCCGAGTATTAATAATCGGGCACTAGCTGGATCATCTCTTGTAACTTTCGGAAAAAGATGTCACCCTGATTACAAAGAGAAGCTACTAACTTTAATGAGTTATATTTCTACACCACTCGAAATCGATGAAAATATCACTCGGGTCTCTTCTGATATCGCGAGCTGTGGTCCTGCGTTTATCGGTTATGTCCTGCAATGCTTTATTAATTCAGCAGTCGATCAAACCGACATCACTAAAGCACAGGCAACCCAACTGGCAAGTGATATGATTATCGGAATGGGAAAACTACTTGAGAAAGATATTTATACGTTACCAACACTCATTCAAAAGGTATGCGTAAAAGGTGGTATTACAGGAGAAGGTATTAAGATTCTGAGCAATGAGGTCGATGAAGTTTTCGATCATGTCATTAAGCGCACACACGAAAAATATCATGAAGAATGCGAAAAAGTGAGCCAACAGTTTGAAGTAAAAGAAGAGCTTAAGTAA
- a CDS encoding 3-hydroxybutyrate dehydrogenase, with the protein MRAFVEGKVVFITGAASGIGLQLAKAFAEQGAKVVISDLNDEKAKESAQLLVQDGLEAIGLGCNVTKEEDITIALDETLKHFGRIDVLINNAGLQYVSPLEEFPTEKFQQLISVMLTAPFIATKHVFPIMKKQGFGRIINMASINGLVGFAGKSAYNSAKHGVIGLTKVAALEGAPFGITVNAVCPGYVDTPLVRGQLEDLAKTRNVELEKVLEEVIYPLVPQKRLLDVQEIADYTLFLSSENAKGVTGQAIVIDGGYVAQ; encoded by the coding sequence ATGAGAGCGTTCGTTGAGGGAAAAGTTGTCTTTATTACAGGAGCAGCCAGTGGAATTGGTTTGCAGTTAGCAAAGGCTTTTGCTGAACAAGGAGCAAAAGTCGTGATCAGTGATTTAAATGATGAGAAAGCAAAGGAATCTGCACAGCTGTTGGTTCAAGATGGTCTTGAAGCAATCGGACTTGGCTGTAATGTGACCAAGGAAGAAGATATAACAATAGCGTTGGACGAAACACTGAAACATTTCGGACGCATCGATGTCCTCATTAACAATGCAGGATTGCAGTATGTTTCTCCGCTTGAAGAGTTTCCGACTGAGAAGTTTCAGCAATTGATCAGTGTAATGCTTACGGCTCCATTTATAGCAACAAAACATGTGTTTCCCATCATGAAGAAACAAGGATTCGGACGTATCATAAATATGGCCTCCATAAATGGACTTGTAGGTTTTGCAGGAAAATCTGCATACAACAGTGCGAAGCATGGAGTTATCGGTCTAACGAAAGTAGCTGCCTTAGAGGGTGCACCTTTTGGAATAACGGTAAATGCGGTTTGCCCAGGGTATGTTGATACACCTCTTGTAAGAGGGCAATTAGAAGACCTGGCTAAAACGAGAAACGTTGAGTTAGAAAAAGTTTTGGAAGAAGTCATCTATCCGCTTGTTCCTCAGAAAAGATTGTTAGATGTTCAAGAGATTGCAGATTACACACTCTTTCTTTCAAGTGAAAATGCGAAAGGTGTTACAGGGCAAGCGATTGTTATCGATGGTGGCTATGTCGCGCAATAA